GCGGCGAGCCCGAACTCGCCGATGCGTTCCCGGGCTTCGGCCCGCGCGGAGAGCGCCTCTGCGGTGCCCCAGGCGTCGCCGAGGCGGCGGAAGATCTCCAGCGACTCGTCGGCGTCGCGGACCGCGTCGCCCGCCCAGTCGCTGCGGTTGGCGAGCATGTTGGCGCGCATCTGGAGGGTGGTGGCCAGCTCCCACTCCATGCCGGGGGTGGCCCGGCAGGTGCGGACGGCGGCTTCGAGGATGCCCGGCAGCCGCTCCACGTTGCCGGTCATCAGCACGGCGTAGAACCAGAGCATGCCGGGGGTGCGGCAGGTCTGCGGGTGGCCGGGTTCGTAGACCTCGGTGATCAGGCGGAGTTTCTCCTTCGCCGCCGGTGCCTCCCAGGCCTCCAACTCCGTGTCCATCCAGCCCAGATGGGCGAGGTGGACCCCGCGCCTGGCCTCGGTGAGGAGTTCGCCGGTGAGCGGGGGCGGGACGTCGGTGCAGCGCTGCCAGACGGGTTCGGCGCGCCGGACGGGGGCGGTGAAGGGGTCGGGGCCCAGCGCCATCACCTCGACGCACCAGTTGCGGGCCTCGATGCGGACGTCGCGCATCTGCCAGTACCAGACCAGCGACAGGACGAGGCAGATGGCCTCCTGCTCGTCGCGCTCGGCGACGGCGTGCCGCAGGGCGGTGCGGAGGTTCTCGTACTCGAGCTCCAGCCGTCCTACGGCGGCGAGTTGGCCGGGGCCGCGCAGCAACGGGTCGGTGGTGCGGGCGAGTTCGCGGTAGTACGTCAGGTGGGCGCGCTCGGCGCGGGGGCGGCGGCCGGCCTCGTCGAGGCGTTCGCCCGCGTACTCGGCGACGGTCTCCAGGAGCCGGTAGCGCATCTCCCCCTCGCCCGAAGGGGCCGCCACCACAAGGGACTTGTCGACGAGGGAGCCGAGCGTCTCGAACGCGACCGGCCCGCACACGGCCTCGGCGGCGGCGAGGTCGCAGCCGCCGGCGAAGACGGACAGGGTGGTCAGCACGTCCCGTTCGTCCGCGTCGAGGAGGTCCCAGGACCAGTCGACGACGGCCCGCAGGGTCTGCTGGCGGGGCAGCAGGGTGCGGCTGCCGGAGGTGAGCAGGCGGAAGCGGTCGTCGAGGCGGTCGGCGATCTGACGCGGCGTCAGCATCCTCAGCCGGGCGGCCGCCAGCTCGATGGCGAGGGGCAGCCCGTCGAGCCGCCGGCAGATCTCGGCGCAGGCCTCGGGGTCGTCCTCGACGCTGAACCCCGGCCGGGCGGCGCCGCCCCGGTCGGCGAGCAGCCGGAGCGCGACGGGGTCGGGCAAGGGTTCCACCGGGCGCAGCAACTCGCCCGGTACGCCCAGGGGTTCGCGGCTGGTGGCGAGCACGGTGAGGCCGGGGCAGCGCTCCAGCAGGGTCTCCACGAGGCGGGCGGCGGCGTCCACGACGTGCTCGCAGTTGTCGAGGACGATCAGCATCCGGCGGCTGCCGCAGTGTTCGGCGAGGCGGTCGACGGGGGCGTCGTGCCGCTCGCCGCCGGCGGCCCGGATCGCCTCGGCGCCGGCGCCGTACATCACGGTCTCGCGCGCACCAACTGCCGTGAGCACGGCCGTCGGTACGGCGTCGGGGTCGTCCACGGGGGCGAGTTCGGCCAGCCACACCCCGTCCCGGGCCGCGTCCCGCACGCCTTCGGCGGCCTCCTGCGACAGCCGCGTCTTCCCGGCCCCACCGGGCCCGAGCAGCGTCACGAGCCGGGCGGACGCGAGGTCCCCCCGGATGACGTCGATGTCGGCCTCCCGGCCGACGAAGGAGGTGAGACGGGCGCGGAGGTTGCCGGGGGGTGGGGTGGGGAGCCCGCCGGGGGTGGGAGGGGCCGGGGTGCTGTTGGCGGGGGCGGGGACGTCGGTGCCGGGGCTGCGGTGACCGGCGTTGCCGGCGGACCCGCCGCGAGGGCCTGGGCCGTAGCCGTCGCCCGGTCCGGCGAGGCCGTCGGAGGCGCCAGGTCCGTCGAACCCGGCACGGCCGCCAGGAGGCCCACCGAGTCCGCCGCGGCCACCGGACCCACCGTCCCACGGGCTCAACAACTCCCCGTGCAGCGCCCGCAGTTCGGGACCCGGGTCGGAGCCCAGCCGGTCCGCCAGCAGCTGGCGTACGTCCTCGTAGGCGGCCAGTGCCTCCGCTGTGCGGCCTGTGGCGCGGAGGGCTCGGAGGCGTAGGGACTGGAGGGGTTCGTCGAGGGGGTGGGTGTCGCAGAGGGCGGTCAGTTCGGGGAGGGCGGTGTCCGCGTCGCCGAGGGAGACGGCCGCGGTGAGGCGGGCTCGGCGGGCGTCGAGGTGACGGGTCTCCCAGCGGGCCGCCTCCGCCGTGCGGTCGGGGAGGTCGGCCAGGGCCGGGCCGTTCCACAGGGCGAGCGCGTCGTCCAGGACCTCGGCCGCCTTCGCGGGTTGCCGTCGGCCAGCGCCCGCAGTCCCTCCCCCGTCAGCCGCTCGAAACGGTGCAGGTCGATGTCCTCGGGGGCGGCGGCCAGCCGGTACCCGCTCTCCGCCGAGGTGATCGCGTCGGCGCCGAGCGCCCGGCGCAGCCTGCCCACCAGCGCCTGGAGCGCGCCGGTCGCGTCGGCGGGCGTGTCCACGCCCCACACCTCGTCCACCAGGAAGCTCGCGGTCACGGCCTTGCCGGGGCGCAGGGCGAGCACGGTGAGCAGGGCGCGCAGCCGCGCCCCGCCGACCGGGACGGGGGTGCCGTCGGGGCGGAGTGCCTGGGTGGTGCCGAGAATGCGGTAGCGCACGGGGTCCATTGTCTCCGGTGGCGTGGAAAGCGGTCACGGGGTTACGGCGGCGCGGCGCCGGACGCGGTACGACGGCCCCGGGGAAGCCCCCCTCCCGAGAAACCCCGAGGGGTGACGGGGTCGTAGGACGCGTGTCAGAGTCCCATGTCCCCACCTTCCCCTGTCCCCCGCCCACGTCTCCCGCCCGCATACCTTCCCTACCTTCCCCGGAACCGACGGCCGCTCGCGAGACGTTTTCCCCTAGTGCCCGGTACCGTCGGGCTTCGCGTCCACCGACCCAGCAGGGAGCCCGCCCCATGACCGCCACCACCACCCGCCCCAGTGACCGGCGGATCAGTCCCGTCTTCCTCGGGATCCTGGCTGTCACGGCGGTGACCGGCTGGGCCACCTGGACCGGGTTCGCCGAGCAGCCGGGCGTCGCCGTGTTCCTGTTCGTGACGGCGGCCTGGATCGTCTCCCTGTGTCTGCACGAGTACGCGCACGCCCGCACCGCCCTGCACAGCGGTGACATCTCGATCGGCTCGAAGGGCTATCTGACCCTCAACCCGATGAAGTACACGCACGCCCTGCTCAGCATCGTGCTCCCGGTGATCTTCGTCATCATGGGCGGCATCGGTCTGCCGGGCGGCGCGGTGTTCATCGAGCGGGGCCGCATTCACGGCCGGTGGAAGCACAGCCTGATCTCGGCGGCGGGCCCGCTGACGAACGTGCTGTTCGCGGCGGTCTGCACGGCGCCTTTCTGGCTGCACGCACTCGACGGGGTGCCGGCCGACTTCCAGTACGCGCTGGCCTTCCTGGCCCTGCTCCAGGTGACCGCGGCGATCCTGAACTTCCTGCCGGTGCCGGGCCTGGACGGCTACGGCGTGATCGAGCCCTGGCTGTCGAACGACATCAAGCGGCAGGTCGAGCCGTTCGCGCCGTTCGGCCTGCTGTTCGTGTTCGCGCTGCTGTGGGTGCCGTCGATCAACCGGGAGTTCTTCGACATGATCGACGCGATCCTGCGGGGGCTGGGCGTCAGCGACTGGCAGACGTCGAACGGCTACAGCCTCTACCAGTTCTGGCGCTAGGCGGCACGGCCGCGCTTCAGGTAGTACCAGCACATGTTGGACGAGAGGCCCGCGAGCAGGACCCACACGATCCCGAGCAAGCTGCCCTCCACGAAGGAGACGACCGCCGCGGCCACGGCGAGCAGGCAGACGACGAGGGCGTAGAGGGCGAGGCGGGGCATGGGGTCGGCTCCTGTCGGCAGAACGAAGGCACAGTGGAAGAGGGCACTGGGGGACACTGGTGGGGTCGGTCGCCACCAGTGTCCCAGTGTCCCCCACCCGCTCAGACGTCCGTGACGCGCAGTCCCGCGTGGGCCTTGTAGCGGCGGTTGACGGAGATCAGGTTCGCGACCAGGGACTCCACCTGGTGGGCGTTGCGCAGCCGGCCGGCGAAGACACCGCGCATGCCGGGGATACGGCCGGCCAGCGCCTGCACGATCTCGACGTCGGCGCGCTCCTCGCCCAGGACCATCACGTCCGTGTCGATCTCGGCGATCTCCTGGTCCATGAGCAGCACCGCCGACAGGTGGTGGAAGGCGGCGGCGACCCGCGAGTCGGGCAGCAGGGCGGCGGCCTGTTCGGCGGCGCTGCCCTCCTCCGGCTTCAGCGCGTAGGCGCCCTTCTTGTCGAAGCCGAGCGGGTTGACGCAGTCGACGACGAGCTTGCCGGCCAACTCCTCGCGCAACGACTCCAGGGTCTTGCCGTGGCCGTCCCAGGGCACGGCGACGATCACGACGTCGCTGCGGCGCGCGGTCTCGGCGTTGTCGGCGCCCTCGACCCCGTGGCCGAGTTCGTCGGCGGCGGCCTGCGCGCGGTCGGCGGCGCGGGAGCCGATGATCACCTTCTGGCCGGCCTTGGCCAGCCGGTAGGCGAGGCCCTTGCCCTGCGGCCCGGTCCCGCCGAGCACGCCGACGACCAGTCCGGAGACGTCGGGGAGGTCCCACGGGTCCTTGGCGGGGGCCTTCGCGGGGGCGGCCGCGGAGTCCGTCGCGGGGGTCTGTGCAGCACTGTCGGTAGAGGTCATGGGCCGACTTTACGTCCGCCTCCGCACCCTTATCGGCTCAGGTGAGGTCCGTCACGGGGACCCGTCGGAACGTGATCGTCTCGTACGGCCCGAAGTCGCCGGTCTCGTAGAGGAGTCCGACCGTGTCGTCGTCGACGCGTACGAGGTCGGAGTAGGCGGCGGGCAGTCCGTCGACCGTGTGCACCGGGCGCCAGGTGGTGCCGGCGTCGGTGGAGGCGCGCAGGGTCATCAGGGCGCGGGCGGCCGGGTCGCCGGGGCCGGAGTACAACAGCACGTCGGGGTCGCGGAGTTGGAGGACGCTGGCCTCGCAGACGGGGGCGGTGAGGCCGGCCTGCGGGCGGAAGGGCTTCACCAGGGTGGTGCCGCCGTCCGCCGAGTACGCGTCGGCGCGGTGGCCGGGGGCCGTCGCGTCGTTGCGGGTGTTGAAGTAGACGCGCCCGTCCGGGAGTTCGGCGGCGGTGGTCTCGTTGCAGTTGACGTAGCCGTCCGGGTTCTCGTCGACGTAGCCGATGGACCAGGTCTCGCCCTTGTCGTCGCTGAGCAGACAGTGGCCGCTGTTGTACTTCGCCTCGTTTCCTACGTCCTTTCCGGTGGGCGGGATCGTGTGGTTGGCGGCGACGACCACCCGGCCGGTGCTCAGCTGGATCGCGTGGCCGGGCGTGGTGGCGTACCAGCGCCACTCGGGCTTCTTCACCTGGGCGGTGATCTCCTTCGAACTCGACCAGGTGACACCGTCGTCGTCGCTGTAGCGCACCCAGATCCGGCGCCCGTCGGCCGCCGGCACCTGGCCGCGCAGGATGGCGTCCTCGGTGGCGGTGGCGGTCGCGCGGACGTACACGAGCAGGACGCGGCCGGTGTCGAGGACGACGGGGGCGGGGTTGCCCGCGAGGTGGGGGCCGTTGGTGGCGGCGGCGGTGATCGGGCCCCAGGTGCGGCCGCCGTCCGTGGAGCGCCGCAGGACGATCTCGATGTGGCCGTGGTCGCTCGCGGAGTCGACGCGGCCCTCGCAGAACGCCAGGACGGTGCCGGCGGCGCTGACCACGACG
The nucleotide sequence above comes from Streptomyces sp. N50. Encoded proteins:
- a CDS encoding site-2 protease family protein, producing MTATTTRPSDRRISPVFLGILAVTAVTGWATWTGFAEQPGVAVFLFVTAAWIVSLCLHEYAHARTALHSGDISIGSKGYLTLNPMKYTHALLSIVLPVIFVIMGGIGLPGGAVFIERGRIHGRWKHSLISAAGPLTNVLFAAVCTAPFWLHALDGVPADFQYALAFLALLQVTAAILNFLPVPGLDGYGVIEPWLSNDIKRQVEPFAPFGLLFVFALLWVPSINREFFDMIDAILRGLGVSDWQTSNGYSLYQFWR
- a CDS encoding AfsR family transcriptional regulator translates to MSPWDGGSGGRGGLGGPPGGRAGFDGPGASDGLAGPGDGYGPGPRGGSAGNAGHRSPGTDVPAPANSTPAPPTPGGLPTPPPGNLRARLTSFVGREADIDVIRGDLASARLVTLLGPGGAGKTRLSQEAAEGVRDAARDGVWLAELAPVDDPDAVPTAVLTAVGARETVMYGAGAEAIRAAGGERHDAPVDRLAEHCGSRRMLIVLDNCEHVVDAAARLVETLLERCPGLTVLATSREPLGVPGELLRPVEPLPDPVALRLLADRGGAARPGFSVEDDPEACAEICRRLDGLPLAIELAAARLRMLTPRQIADRLDDRFRLLTSGSRTLLPRQQTLRAVVDWSWDLLDADERDVLTTLSVFAGGCDLAAAEAVCGPVAFETLGSLVDKSLVVAAPSGEGEMRYRLLETVAEYAGERLDEAGRRPRAERAHLTYYRELARTTDPLLRGPGQLAAVGRLELEYENLRTALRHAVAERDEQEAICLVLSLVWYWQMRDVRIEARNWCVEVMALGPDPFTAPVRRAEPVWQRCTDVPPPLTGELLTEARRGVHLAHLGWMDTELEAWEAPAAKEKLRLITEVYEPGHPQTCRTPGMLWFYAVLMTGNVERLPGILEAAVRTCRATPGMEWELATTLQMRANMLANRSDWAGDAVRDADESLEIFRRLGDAWGTAEALSARAEARERIGEFGLAAADYEAAIEHAERLGAHGQTAVLGARLGSVLVEGGEAERGERILREVVEKQPYGGGNEAMPAARMFLAGYLAMTGRPAEAREQLRLLREQFTISHFVVFDAYILGLEAWVATVDDDYDEALDKIRRALHRAGDPLSEAIAPHMTPLYLGLAAIALAETDGGGRARDAVRCLVTARALLPSGHVATSMEREVYLQAERHARAALGDEAYETCAAGYAEGDGLSLEEAVALV
- the npdG gene encoding NADPH-dependent F420 reductase, with translation MTSTDSAAQTPATDSAAAPAKAPAKDPWDLPDVSGLVVGVLGGTGPQGKGLAYRLAKAGQKVIIGSRAADRAQAAADELGHGVEGADNAETARRSDVVIVAVPWDGHGKTLESLREELAGKLVVDCVNPLGFDKKGAYALKPEEGSAAEQAAALLPDSRVAAAFHHLSAVLLMDQEIAEIDTDVMVLGEERADVEIVQALAGRIPGMRGVFAGRLRNAHQVESLVANLISVNRRYKAHAGLRVTDV
- a CDS encoding sialidase family protein; amino-acid sequence: MTETTEATTEATTEVTVPFVAGQGGYASYRIPAVVVSAAGTVLAFCEGRVDSASDHGHIEIVLRRSTDGGRTWGPITAAATNGPHLAGNPAPVVLDTGRVLLVYVRATATATEDAILRGQVPAADGRRIWVRYSDDDGVTWSSSKEITAQVKKPEWRWYATTPGHAIQLSTGRVVVAANHTIPPTGKDVGNEAKYNSGHCLLSDDKGETWSIGYVDENPDGYVNCNETTAAELPDGRVYFNTRNDATAPGHRADAYSADGGTTLVKPFRPQAGLTAPVCEASVLQLRDPDVLLYSGPGDPAARALMTLRASTDAGTTWRPVHTVDGLPAAYSDLVRVDDDTVGLLYETGDFGPYETITFRRVPVTDLT